The following proteins come from a genomic window of Gossypium raimondii isolate GPD5lz chromosome 5, ASM2569854v1, whole genome shotgun sequence:
- the LOC105769993 gene encoding AT-hook motif nuclear-localized protein 17, which produces MADYSGAISLSQAHVSDDDSSEHSPRSVPTSPAFSSKSKTPTNMIVTLDHHHHQRKPRGRPPGSKNKPKPPIVITRDTGSAMKPVILDISAGSDIIDAIITFARSNHVGICIINVTGSVSNVTLRHPVSQAPALSLHGPFGLLSLSGSYIASTTISSSTETSQSSQPSSSPSPSSLSPNLSCSFGITLAGAQGQVFGGMIGGKVIAATQVIVVAATFVNPAFHRLPCKGDNEDTHQETKHCIHGNVGGGASGATESCSSTGMSTAVYSSPCPTPLNCQISPDVMPWGPPSRPF; this is translated from the coding sequence ATGGCGGATTATAGCGGAGCTATCTCACTTTCTCAAGCGCACGTCTCCGACGATGACTCATCGGAGCACAGCCCTAGGAGTGTCCCAACTTCTCCTGCATTTTCTTCCAAGTCCAAAACTCCTACCAACATGATTGTCACCCTTGATCATCACCATCACCAGAGGAAGCCTAGAGGTAGGCCTCCTGGATCCAAAAACAAGCCTAAACCCCCCATTGTTATAACCAGAGACACTGGCTCTGCTATGAAGCCTGTCATTCTTGACATCTCCGCTGGTTCTGATATTATTGATGCTATTATCACCTTTGCCCGTTCTAACCATGTTGGTATTTGTATTATCAATGTTACTGGCTCTGTATCAAACGTCACGCTCCGCCATCCTGTTTCTCAAGCGCCTGCTCTCTCTCTTCATGGACCCTTCGGGTTGCTCTCTTTGTCTGGCTCATACATTGCATCTACTACCATATCTTCTTCTACTGAAACGTCACAATCTTCTCAGCCATCAAGCTCACCCTCGCCTAGTTCCTTGTCTCCCAATCTGTCTTGCTCTTTTGGTATAACTCTTGCAGGTGCACAAGGGCAAGTTTTTGGAGGGATGATAGGAGGGAAAGTAATAGCAGCAACGCAGGTGATTGTGGTGGCTGCTACTTTTGTAAACCCTGCGTTTCATAGGCTGCCTTGTAAAGGTGATAATGAAGATACTCATCAGGAAACCAAGCATTGTATTCACGGTAACGTTGGTGGTGGAGCTTCTGGTGCAACCGAGTCATGCTCTTCAACTGGTATGTCCACGGCTGTTTACAGTTCACCATGTCCCACTCCACTCAATTGCCAGATCTCGCCCGATGTTATGCCTTGGGGTCCACCCTCACGTCCCTTTTGA